AACCTCTGGCTGTTTCTAGATGATTTACTCCTAGCGCTAAAGCTGCGGTAATTGTCTGCTGTGCATTTTCGACATCAGCCAGATAGCGCATTGTTCCAAGAGAAAAAACCGAGAGGTGTAGGTTAGTTTTGCCAAAGCGTCGGTATTGCATGATAAATGCTGAGTAAGAAGAAGAGTGGGAACAGAAAGAAATCCGGGAGAAAGACGTTGTTACAAATCCAATTTATTTATTCTCCCCTGCTCCCTGCTCCCTGCCCCTCTGCTTCCATCTAGCTGTCGCCATTACCAAAGCGCTTGATCAAATCTTCAGGGCGAAGATTGGAGATAAATTCACGGAAGGCTTGCTGTTCGGCTTCATCAGCGTCGCGATCAACAGGAATTGAAGCATCAGAAACCACTTCCTCCATGACCCAGATGGGGGCATTGGTACGGAGAGCAACGGCGATCGCATCGCTGGGACGCGCATCAATTTCTTTTTTGATTTCGCCTTGCTGGACAATTAAGGCTGCATAAAATGTATCCTTTTGTAAGGAGTGAATAATCACCTTTTCCAGAATCATGGAACATGACTCTAAAAGATTCACAATTAAGTCGTGTGTTAGCGGTCTGGGAGGCTTTTGATTTTCTAGCGCAGCCATAATTGCTCTCGCCTGTTCCTGTCCAATATAAATTGGTAAAGCCCGCCGATCTGAGGCATCTTTCAAAAGTACAATGGGACTGCGGGTTATGGCATCTAATGCTATGCCAGCGACTCTCATTTCAATCATTGCCTAAGCCTCTACAATCCTTTGAATGATTGGGCGCTCTGTAACAAATAATACTGTTTTGTTGGGTAACTTGGGGGCGGGAATAAACATAAGCATTGTTCTCTATAATTGCTTCTATTAAACTCCGAACTTGTTGTGAACACCAGAGTAATTCAAAGTGGTCTACCTAGACAATAACCTGATTAACCAAGTATGCCTTGTGAAGGATGCGAATGTGTTAATAACTTTATAATAGAAACAGTCAGAAATTATACCTAATGTGTTCAGCATTAATGACAGAATTACAGTGGATTTTTCGCAAAATTAGGCAATAAATAGAATTAGTTTGAGAAAAAAACCGTGTTTACAGGATTAATCCAAGCATTAGGAACGATGAAACCTCTAGGGGGGGATTCTTGGCAAATTACCTTTGTAAGTCAGTCCTCTGTTGTCATTATGCAGGATTTGGCTTACGGTGACAGCGTTGCTGTCGATGGAGTTTGCCTCACAGTGGAGAAAATTTTAAACAATGGGTTTATCGCCACTGCTTCACCGGAGACTCTACGCCGCACGACCCTGGGAGATGAGCAAACACAACAGACATATGTCAACTTAGAAGCTTCGCTGCGGGTGGGTGGTAAAGTCGGCGGTCACTTTGTCATGGGTCATGTAGATGGTATAGGTCAATTAGTAACGGCCGCACAAACGGCTAGTTCTTGGGAAATGACGTTTACAGCACCCGAAGCGATCGCGCGGTATATTGTCCCCAAAGGTAGCATTGCTGTGAATGGTATCAGCCTCACAGTAGCTGCTTATGAGCCGGAATTGTCTCAGTTCACAGTCGCAGTTATTCCCCTCACCTATGACGATACAAATCTCCGTTATCTTGTCTCAGGCAGTTGGGTAAATTTAGAAGGGGATATTCTCGGCAAATATGTCGAAAAATTTCTTTCCCCTGGCAAACAACATCCGAAAACTGATTACTTAACACCTGCTTTTTTAGCAGAAAATGGGTATTTGTAATTAGGGAGTAAGTAGAGACACGATTCATCGCGTCTCTACAAGAGAGTAGGGGAAGTCCAGTTTTTTGACTTTTGATTTTTGACTTTTGACTTTTGACTTCCGCCTTGCGGTGCTAGCTATCTGGGTCTTGGGTAACTTGAGCTGTTTGTAAAGCTTGTAGCATTTGACTGAGGGCAACTTGTAATTGTACACCTGAGTCAACAGCAACCCAACCTTGTGGTTTGAGGTGGCGGACTTCAAAGTGTAGGTGAGGCCCTGTAGAGTTACCAGTGCTACCAACTCGCCCAATCACAGTTCCTTGTTCTACCCTCTGACCGGGTTGAACAAATAGTTCTGACATATGAGCATAAAGGGTTTGTTGAGCAGAAGGGTGGTTAACAACTACGGTTAAACCATAACCACCCATCCAGTTGGCAGTTTGCACTGTACCTTCTGCGGCTGCTACTACAGGTGTCCCCGTTGGCGCAGCTAAATCTGTGCCGGCGTGGAAGCGGCTATCACCTGTAATCGGATGAGTTCTCCAACCAAATACAGAACTAATGCGAGCGGGTATAGAAAGGGGAAATGCCATTCCCCCATCGCCACTATATGCCAGTCTCCCAGTGAAGGGAATTTGTGGCAGCACTGATGCTAATTGGAAGTCGTAAGCTACTGTACTGGGTCGGGGTGCAATATTGCCTGCTGCCATTGGTGGGGGTAGAGTCCCGCCACTGGGTGCGATGGCAGATCGGTTCGCTGACGTGGTGGCGAAATCACTAGGGTTAGGGATAAACCGATTAGGGCGAGATGCAGTTTTGGTAGCCCCACCAGATACAGCCTGATTAGGAGTCCATCTGTTGTTGCTGTTATTAGTGGCTGCTGGTCGAGCGACTGGAACGTTCGCTACCTGAGTATTTTGGCTAGTTTTAAGCCAGTTGGGTGCTGTTTTAGCTTCAGAATTAGCTACTTGCTGATTGCTCTCAGGTTTCTGGGTGGCTTGAGCGCAACTACTGCCTGATAGACTTTGCCCAGACGGTAAAACGGTTTGACAACCACTAGAGCGTTCTGTTAGCACCACAGAGTTAGGTGCTTGATAAGTAGCCGTAGCATTGGGGTTGTAATTGATAGGATCAATATAGGCGTTATTATAATCCCTGGTTTTTCCTGTGGTTCCTATCGTTGCGCCGTTCGAGTTATTTGATGGTTGGGCAATTTCTGGAAGTTTTTCCGGTAAAGTGCGGGGTGTACTAGGTTGGGCTACTTCAGTTTTGAGCTTCTCCAAAGTCACATTGGCTCTGGGAGTAGAAACCTCAGTTTTGGGCTTCTCTAAACTCACATTGGCTCTGGGAGGGGAAACCTCAGTTTTGAGCTTCTCTAAACTCACATTGGCTCTGGGAGTAGAAACCTCAGTTTTGGGCTTCTCTAAACTCACATTGGCTCTGGGAGTAGAAACCTCAGTTTTGGGCTTCTCTAAAGTCACATTGGCTTTTGGAGGGGAAACCTCTTGTGTACTACGTAGTCTCTGTCTCAGGTCAGCTTGCGGTTCTGCAACTTCGGGTTGCGGTCGAGATAGCGCTGAAGAAAGAGTATCTTTTTTTACTGGATTTGGTATGACTACTGCTGATTGAGAACTTTCAACAGTCGGAACAATATTATCTATACCTGTTTCTGTTTGGGCAATTGCCAAGCCGCCACTTAAGAAACTGGCACTACTCAGCAAAAAAAAGCTTTGTGCTGGTAGCGTAGACGCATAGATATGGAAAAGCTTTCCGTAAGGAGAGCGTCTTGATGAGTTATTTAAATGGTGATGGGCAGATTTATGGCGCTGCGTCATTAGTTCTCTCAGTTGTATTAAATTAGCCTAAAGAGATGATGTCAGTGGTTTGTCTTGCCCAAAGAGCGAAATTTTAAACAAACCTAAAATGAAACAGAAGATTTACGGTAACCCAAACTGATTGTACCGGGTTCAACATAAATTTCTGGTGTTTTTATGTCATTTGAATCATACGTTTCAAAAGAGACATGAAGCTTTCCCTGTGAATTTACGCCCACCACAGTGCCTAAAAGATTATTGATGTACACTTGATCACCGATATTTGTCAATAAATCTAAATATCGAGACAAGAGTACACTTACTCCTTCTTGGCAGAGACAGTCTATACCGGATTTTATTCCTAGTAAAACTGTGTTCGTGAGCATTTCCAGACAAGAAATAGCTTTAGTAGCCTGGGTCGCTTGCCAGGATTCAAGATTGATGCCAGTATCGGGTACTGGGTTAGTCCAGTTAATACCGACACCAATCACTGCTTGTATGATCTGTCCATTATGGACTTTTGTTTCCGTCAAAATGCCGCCGAGTTTGCGACCATGCAATACTAAGTCATTAGGCCATTTAATGCCCACGCTTACGCCGGACTGGCGCAACCCCGCAGCAATTCCCCAAGCACTGGCTAAGGTGAGCTGATAACTATCCGTAGCTTCTAGTTTAGGAACAATACCCATCGAAAGATATAGTCCCCCGGTGGGAGAAATCCATTGACGACCCCATTGTCCTCGTCCAGAAGTTTGCTGGGTAGCAATTACTACAGAATTTTTATCAGCCCCCTGTCTCAGCAAGCCCCACAGGGTCTGATTAGTTGAAGGAACACTTTCAAAAATATGTAGGGAAGATGGTAAATAAGGATACCCATGTCCCGATTCCAGGGTAGTTTCCAAGAGTTGCAGATCAAATCCCACAGCAGTTAACCGAAATCCCGTTGTTCAAGTTAGCATTAATTGATTGATTTTGATTTCTGTTTCGGTTTGGTTCAAGATGCACACTTGGCACTGGCATAATTGGCAAGGACTACCCTATCTTACTTGTAGTCTTCTGAAAGATTGGCATCACGGTTTCTTTACTCAGCAGTTTTGGCCGCGATCGCCTGAAGATTTGACAAAAGCACTGCACCCTAAAGCATCAGCTTATCGTTTGCAGCAGGTACATGGCAATATAGTTCTCACCCCGCAAGAAATTGAGAACAATACAGGGTCAGAAGATTCTGGCTTAGTCTTGGGAGATGGTTTAATCAGCGAACACCCACTACAAGCTATTTGGGTAGCTAGCGCCGATTGTACACCTGTATTGATTGGGGATGTCAAAACTAGACAAGTAGCGGCACTACACGCCGGTTGGCGGGGGACTGCGGCGAAGATTGTTCCCCAGGCGATCGCGCGACTGCGAAACCAAGGTAGTCAACTGGATGACTTACGGATTGCAATGGGACCGGCGATCGCCGGTGAAGTGTACCAAGTTTCTCTGGAAGTAGCGGCGGAAATTGGTGCTAGCATTACACCCCATCAAGAAGTACAGCAGATTATTGATGCTTTGCATGAGTTACCAAATTCACCTTTATTAGCAGATCCCAACCCCGGAAAAGTCAGATTGGACGTGCGACGAGTCAATGCTTTACAACTGGAAAGCTTGGGGATTACCGCCGAACAAATAGCGATCGCGCCTTATTGTACTTACCAAACTCCAGAATATTTCTTTTCCTATCGTCGCGAGCAACAGAAAAAAATTCAATGGTCAGGAATTGTCAGGTAAAACAATCATCTGATTATTTTGGTTAAAAACAGACATAGGATGATTTTTAAGTTGAAACTGTAACCTCTATTAATAGTTCTCCACTGGCACTAAACTGAAGTGCCAGCAAGTTAAAGAGTTTGACGGCTATATGGAAGTCCAGCATTTTCAAGCTAAAGAACCTCCTTGTTTAATAGTTGCGAGCCTGTTAAAAGCTTATTTAGGTTTTTCAGAAATCAGTTCATGTCTGGTTTTTAATCATCACCAAACCTTAGTAATATCTGGATTTCTAAGTTATGCTCTTCTCTTAAAAAGAACCTTTCAATTAGACGTAGATAATTCAATTAATTATATTAACAACATCCAGGAATCAACTAATTTTCATACATATTCAAATAGCGAAATTAACCAAACTCTTTCTCCGCTTCATATATGGAAAAAAGGACATTGGGTATTTTTAGCATTTAGCCAAGCCTTAATTATCAGTTTAAATCGCTTGGCTGCTGCCATTGCTAATGACCAACTCGCTCAAGCAAAACTTGAGTTAGAAACAACTGCTGAACTTATGTACGCATCGGGAGCAGCAATGAAATTAACTGGAAGCTTTACTAGAGAGAAATATGAAAGTGAAATTCGTCCTACTATGATGACTGGTAATCACCAGTCGTTAGTACATTCAGAGAATTTAAGTGGGTTAATGATGTGGGATCACGATTATCTGATTAATGTCATTTGTAAGCAGAAAATATTGCCCATCATCAAAACTCTACCTAAGATCCTAGAAGCCGAACACGAAAAAATTGTCCTAGCTTATAAATGCGGAATATCTGATGGACACAAGAGTATTTGTGCAGAATTTGGTGGAGGTGAAATAGGTTCTTTGATCGCCGCTTCCCAAAGTAGTGCGGCTATCAAAACTTTGAAAAACTTTGAAAATAGCAGAGTCAAACTACTCGATCCTACGGGTCGAATCAAGGGGGGGTGTCCGCTAAATCAGACTCTCAGCGCAGAGACTTGTGTTAACTCAGACTCTCAGGGCAAAGACTTCTCTGCAAAAGATGCCATTTTGGAAGAAAAAAACTCAACATCATCCCCATCTCAAATCCTGAATCTTTTCTAGGGTTTACAACTAACCAAGCAATCAAATAACTTTGGCACTCAAACCCTGATAACCTCTGTCTCAATTCACCACAGGATGCTCCCCAGATGACATTAGAAAAAGAAAGCTTCGGATTACTTCAAGAAGCACTAGCAAAACTAGAAGAAGGTTTTCACAGCTTACCAAAGGTCGATCCCTCTCCTCACCTAGAGTCCCTGCGAACAGTGCTATTGGAAGTAGCAGAGCGGATGCAAGACAATTATCCTTATCCCCATCCCCTCTACGTTGGGCAAATGCTCAAACCGCCCACAGAGATTGCCCGTCTGGCATATATGCTATCCCTGTGGATTAATCCCAATAATCATGCCCTGGATGGTGGACGGGCAAGTTCGGCAATGGAGAAAGAAGCCGTGGCAGAAATTGCCAAAATGTTTGGTTGGGAAACCCATTTAGGACATCTGTGTGGTGGCGGCACAATGGCGAATTTAGAGGGTTTGTGGGTTGCAGGAAATTTACAACCAAATAAAAAAGTTGTCGCCTCTAGTCAGTCACACTACACCCATTCCAGAATTTGTGGTGTGCTTGGCCTTCCTTTTCAATCGATTTCCTGTGACAGTCGCGCTCGCATGGATATAGCAGCCCTGAAAAAACTTTTACAAGAAGATGATATTGGCACAGTTGTTGTGACCATCGGAACCACAGCAACGGGTTCTGTCGATCCCCTCCCTGAAATTCTCGAACTTCAGGCTGAATATGGATTCCGCATCCATGCAGATAGCGCCTACGGCGGTTACTTTACTTTAGTAAGTCATTTAGATGGGTCAACCAGAGCCGCTTTTGACTGTCTCAAACAGGTTGATTCCATTGTTATTGATCCGCATAAACATGGACTCCAACCTTACGGCTGTGGCTGCATTCTCTTCAAAGATCCTGCTGTGGGAAAACTCTATAAACATGATTCACCCTACACTTATTTTAGTTCTGAGGAACTGCATTTAGGTGAAATTAGCCTCGAATGTTCCAGGCCGGGTTCATCTGCGGTAGCACTCTGGGCAACTCAACGTTTACTGCCTCTAATTCCAGGCGGTCAGTTTGCTGATTCTTTGAGTAAGTCGCGAACAGCAGCACTGACTCTGTTTGAGAAACTGCAAAATGATTCGCGATTTATAGTGGCTTTCCCACCGGAACTGGACATTGTTATTTGGGCTGTAAAATCTCAGAGTGCGAGTGAATCTTCACGACTGGCAAAGGAGATTTTTAAAGTAGCAGGAGAGGAAAATCTCCACCTAGCTTTAGCTAATGTATCGCAACAGCTATTTGTAGAAAGTGGGGAAGGAATCAATTGGGATCAAGACTCTATTACCTGTCTGCGGTCTTGTTTAATCAAACCCGAACATCTAGATTGGCTAGAGCGAATTTGGCAAATCCTTGATTCTGTGACAAACAAGGTAATTCCAACTTCGTAATTTCTCAGACAACGTAATTCATCAAGTCCATTAATTGCAATAAGAGCAAAAGTAACATCACTGTCACGAGGGAAATAGAATTGCCGTCATTGAACTCCAAAGTATTTTTAGAAGCTCAAGCCTGTTTAAAATTGGCAATTCCTTTAGCCGCCGCCCAGTTATCTGAAAGTGCCATCAACTTTACAGATACGGTGATGATGGGTTTACTAGGGAGCCAAACTCTAGCAGCAGGAGCATTGGGATCTACGACCTACATTGCCCTCCTGTGGACGAGTTCAGGTATGGTTTCGGCGGTGGGTGTCCTCGTGGCGATCGCTTTTGGCGCTGGTAAACTTGAACTTCTCCGTAAAATCGCCTATCAAGGACTTTGGTTAGCTGTTCCCTTATCGATTCCCATGATGCTGCTGCTGTGGAATATGGCTCCTATTTTGCGGCAATTAGGGCAACAAGAAAGCACTGTCCTCCTGACTCAATCTTATCTACGAGCAATTGTCTGGGGCTTTCCAGCCTTGATTGGCTTTTCTGTCCTGAAAAACCTGGTGTCTGCCCTCAACCGTCCCCAACTGATTATGGTAATTATGGGAACTGGGGTAGTTGTTAATGTCGTTGCCAACTACATCCTCATGTTTGGCAAATTGGGTTTACCCGCCCTTGGTTTAGCGGGGATAGGTTGGGCAAGTACGTTGACGCTTTGGGGTCAATTCATCGCGGGAATCAGTTTAATCAGCTTAGACAAAGAACTGAGAAAATATCAATTATTTGGTAAGTGGTATCGCTTTGATGCTCTCCTATTTAAAGAAATTATTCAAATCGGTTTACCCACAGCTATTCTATTTGCTATAGAAATCAGCCTAAATACCTTTATAGCCTACCTTATGGGTTATCTAGGTACTGTTCCACTGGCAGCGCATCAAATTGCTATTCAAACCACACAAATCCTCTTAATGGTTCCTCTAGGCATTTCCTACGCCACCACTATGCGCGTGGGGCAAAATTTGGGAGAGAACGATCCCAAAGGAGTGAGACGAGCGGGGTTTGTGGGGATGGGATTGGGGGGAATATTTATGAGTTTCGTAGCTGTGATTTTAGGCGTATTTCCTGACTCTATTGCCGCAATTTATTTAGATCCTCAGAATCCAGAGAACACCGAAGTTATGCAACTCGCTATCACTTTGTTATATCTAGCCGTCGCTTCCCAACTCTTCGACGGAACGCAAGTCATTGCCGGGGGAGCCTTGCGGGGATTAAAAGATACTCGCGTTCCCCTGCTAATTGGTCTGTTAGCCTATTGGCCTATCGGCTTAGGGAGCGGTTATTTGATGGGAATCTATTGGCATTGGGGCAGCGTTGGTTTGTGGTTGGGCTTAGTTCTAGGACTCTTATCGGCTGCTGTGAGCTTAATCTGGCGTTTTTATAGCCAAACTACGGCTCTGTTGGAATCGAAAGCGATCGCTATTCCAGAGAATTATTAAAGATGGACAATCTATCAAACCTGTGCATTCACCAACTCTTCCAAGAACAGACTGCCAAAACACCAGAAAAAATTGCCCTTGTCATTGAGGACAAAAAGCTCACCTACTCAGTAGTCAACAAGCAAGCGAACCAGCTGGCCAACGCCCTGCAATCCCTTGGAGTGGGCTTAGAAACCCCAGTAGGCATCTGCTTGCGACGCTCGCCGGAAGCAGTAGTCGCTATTCTGGGAATCCTAAAAGCAGGTGGTGCTTACGTCCCCATAGATCCAGACTTTCCATTCGCCAGAAAACAGTACATTATTGAAGATTCTGGCTGTGGAGTCCTGATCACAGAAACATCTCTTCTGAATACCCTTCACCCCTTTGCGGGAAAAATTCTCCTGATAGACGACGAATCTCGATCGCAACAAGAAAGCAGCAACCCAGACGTTGCCGTTACCCCCGATGCCTTAATGTACATTTTGTACACCTCCGGCAGCACTGGCACTCCCAAAGGCGTTTGTGGCATTCACCTAGCCACTGTTAATCGCTGCATTTGGATGTGGAATCAGTATCCTTTTACCTCTGACGAAGTGTGCTGCCACAAAACCACCCTCAACTTTGTGGACTCGGTTTGGGAGATTTTTGGGGCATTGCTCAAAGGAGTCAAAGTCGTGATTCTTCCCCACTCCTCCAGCGCTAATCCTCAAGAAATCATTGGCTTTCTTCAATCCACCAAAGTGACTCGGCTCATCCTCGTGCCATCCTTGCTACAAGTGCTGCTCAACACTCGTTCAGATTTGGGAGCAGCCCTCCCCGCCCTCAAAATTTGGACAGTCAGCGGAGAGCGACTGACGCGAAATCTGTTACACAAATTCAGAGCCAGCGTGCCTGATGGGATTTTGCTGAATCTCTACGGAAGTACAGAGGTAGCAGGTGATGTCACCTGGGCAGAGTTGGCGGGGGATATGGGAAACCTAGAACCGGACGTGCCGATTGGTCAACCCATCCTCAATGCCGAGATTCATGTCTTGGATGAAAATTGGCAGCCTGTTTCCCCAGGGGAGGTAGGCGAACTGTGGGTGGGAGGTGTCGTGCTAGCACGCGGATACCACAACCAGCCTGAAGAAACCAAAGCGCGATTCATCCCCAATCCCTTTTCTAGCAACGGTATGCTCTTCAAAACAGGAGACCTAGTCACCAGAGACAATCATGGCTTGCTGTATTATATCGGTCGGGTTGATAATCAGGTGAAAATTCGGGGATTTCGAGTAGAACTAGAAGAGATTGAAAAAGTCTTGGCGCATTTTCACCCAGAAATCTCCCATGTCACGGTGATCGTTTCAGAAAACGAAGCGGCACTGGAAACAAAACAGCTAGTAGCGTTTGTTGCTCCTTCTACAGTGAATGTGGATGCAATCAAACAGTACGCCTTCTCCCATTTGCCTCATTATATGGTACCAGCGAGACTCGTGGCTGTAGATGAACTGCCCCTGACTCCCAACGGAAAAGTAGATCGCCAAGCCTTATCTGCCATGAGTGGGTGGAGATTGCGAGTCATAGATTCGGAACAGTTGCCTCAAACCGAAACAGAAAAATTATTAGCAGGGATTTGGCAGCAAATGTTTTTTGTGTCTGCTATTAGCAGAGACGATAATTTCTTTCATCTGGGTGGAAACTCTTTGTCTGTTGTATCTTTTCTAGAAAAACTCAAGCAGGAATTTGGGGTACGCATTCCCCTTTCTAACTTTGTCAATGAGCCGTCCCTCGCATCTTTAGCAAGGCTTTTTGATCAATACAAAGAAATCAAGTTTTTTCCAATGGTTGAGGTGCGCTTAAGTGATGTTGAAATCGTTACGTTCGAGGAGCAATATTTAGAACAGA
This genomic interval from Nodularia sp. LEGE 06071 contains the following:
- a CDS encoding peptidoglycan DD-metalloendopeptidase family protein; the encoded protein is MTQRHKSAHHHLNNSSRRSPYGKLFHIYASTLPAQSFFLLSSASFLSGGLAIAQTETGIDNIVPTVESSQSAVVIPNPVKKDTLSSALSRPQPEVAEPQADLRQRLRSTQEVSPPKANVTLEKPKTEVSTPRANVSLEKPKTEVSTPRANVSLEKLKTEVSPPRANVSLEKPKTEVSTPRANVTLEKLKTEVAQPSTPRTLPEKLPEIAQPSNNSNGATIGTTGKTRDYNNAYIDPINYNPNATATYQAPNSVVLTERSSGCQTVLPSGQSLSGSSCAQATQKPESNQQVANSEAKTAPNWLKTSQNTQVANVPVARPAATNNSNNRWTPNQAVSGGATKTASRPNRFIPNPSDFATTSANRSAIAPSGGTLPPPMAAGNIAPRPSTVAYDFQLASVLPQIPFTGRLAYSGDGGMAFPLSIPARISSVFGWRTHPITGDSRFHAGTDLAAPTGTPVVAAAEGTVQTANWMGGYGLTVVVNHPSAQQTLYAHMSELFVQPGQRVEQGTVIGRVGSTGNSTGPHLHFEVRHLKPQGWVAVDSGVQLQVALSQMLQALQTAQVTQDPDS
- a CDS encoding non-ribosomal peptide synthetase is translated as MDNLSNLCIHQLFQEQTAKTPEKIALVIEDKKLTYSVVNKQANQLANALQSLGVGLETPVGICLRRSPEAVVAILGILKAGGAYVPIDPDFPFARKQYIIEDSGCGVLITETSLLNTLHPFAGKILLIDDESRSQQESSNPDVAVTPDALMYILYTSGSTGTPKGVCGIHLATVNRCIWMWNQYPFTSDEVCCHKTTLNFVDSVWEIFGALLKGVKVVILPHSSSANPQEIIGFLQSTKVTRLILVPSLLQVLLNTRSDLGAALPALKIWTVSGERLTRNLLHKFRASVPDGILLNLYGSTEVAGDVTWAELAGDMGNLEPDVPIGQPILNAEIHVLDENWQPVSPGEVGELWVGGVVLARGYHNQPEETKARFIPNPFSSNGMLFKTGDLVTRDNHGLLYYIGRVDNQVKIRGFRVELEEIEKVLAHFHPEISHVTVIVSENEAALETKQLVAFVAPSTVNVDAIKQYAFSHLPHYMVPARLVAVDELPLTPNGKVDRQALSAMSGWRLRVIDSEQLPQTETEKLLAGIWQQMFFVSAISRDDNFFHLGGNSLSVVSFLEKLKQEFGVRIPLSNFVNEPSLASLARLFDQYKEIKFFPMVEVRLSDVEIVTFEEQYLEQTVALVSECFTFREPLGVGLGLQKEEFNSFSETVCRNCLFESLSFVALHRLSGNVIGFCLSEDFASSLGGDFEIPEFLKPIFALLDSLDRMYIKTYGEVKVGEIIHVFMTGTSSHVEGAAIALALEKKVLEVAASLNYKRAVTICTHAVTAYIAQELEYQRRYAVQYESFEFEGRRVFSHVPAPHQEAVLWEKVLTQS
- the pgeF gene encoding peptidoglycan editing factor PgeF produces the protein MHTWHWHNWQGLPYLTCSLLKDWHHGFFTQQFWPRSPEDLTKALHPKASAYRLQQVHGNIVLTPQEIENNTGSEDSGLVLGDGLISEHPLQAIWVASADCTPVLIGDVKTRQVAALHAGWRGTAAKIVPQAIARLRNQGSQLDDLRIAMGPAIAGEVYQVSLEVAAEIGASITPHQEVQQIIDALHELPNSPLLADPNPGKVRLDVRRVNALQLESLGITAEQIAIAPYCTYQTPEYFFSYRREQQKKIQWSGIVR
- a CDS encoding bifunctional nuclease family protein, yielding MIEMRVAGIALDAITRSPIVLLKDASDRRALPIYIGQEQARAIMAALENQKPPRPLTHDLIVNLLESCSMILEKVIIHSLQKDTFYAALIVQQGEIKKEIDARPSDAIAVALRTNAPIWVMEEVVSDASIPVDRDADEAEQQAFREFISNLRPEDLIKRFGNGDS
- a CDS encoding pyridoxal phosphate-dependent decarboxylase family protein, translating into MTLEKESFGLLQEALAKLEEGFHSLPKVDPSPHLESLRTVLLEVAERMQDNYPYPHPLYVGQMLKPPTEIARLAYMLSLWINPNNHALDGGRASSAMEKEAVAEIAKMFGWETHLGHLCGGGTMANLEGLWVAGNLQPNKKVVASSQSHYTHSRICGVLGLPFQSISCDSRARMDIAALKKLLQEDDIGTVVVTIGTTATGSVDPLPEILELQAEYGFRIHADSAYGGYFTLVSHLDGSTRAAFDCLKQVDSIVIDPHKHGLQPYGCGCILFKDPAVGKLYKHDSPYTYFSSEELHLGEISLECSRPGSSAVALWATQRLLPLIPGGQFADSLSKSRTAALTLFEKLQNDSRFIVAFPPELDIVIWAVKSQSASESSRLAKEIFKVAGEENLHLALANVSQQLFVESGEGINWDQDSITCLRSCLIKPEHLDWLERIWQILDSVTNKVIPTS
- a CDS encoding riboflavin synthase, translated to MFTGLIQALGTMKPLGGDSWQITFVSQSSVVIMQDLAYGDSVAVDGVCLTVEKILNNGFIATASPETLRRTTLGDEQTQQTYVNLEASLRVGGKVGGHFVMGHVDGIGQLVTAAQTASSWEMTFTAPEAIARYIVPKGSIAVNGISLTVAAYEPELSQFTVAVIPLTYDDTNLRYLVSGSWVNLEGDILGKYVEKFLSPGKQHPKTDYLTPAFLAENGYL
- a CDS encoding MATE family efflux transporter; protein product: MPSLNSKVFLEAQACLKLAIPLAAAQLSESAINFTDTVMMGLLGSQTLAAGALGSTTYIALLWTSSGMVSAVGVLVAIAFGAGKLELLRKIAYQGLWLAVPLSIPMMLLLWNMAPILRQLGQQESTVLLTQSYLRAIVWGFPALIGFSVLKNLVSALNRPQLIMVIMGTGVVVNVVANYILMFGKLGLPALGLAGIGWASTLTLWGQFIAGISLISLDKELRKYQLFGKWYRFDALLFKEIIQIGLPTAILFAIEISLNTFIAYLMGYLGTVPLAAHQIAIQTTQILLMVPLGISYATTMRVGQNLGENDPKGVRRAGFVGMGLGGIFMSFVAVILGVFPDSIAAIYLDPQNPENTEVMQLAITLLYLAVASQLFDGTQVIAGGALRGLKDTRVPLLIGLLAYWPIGLGSGYLMGIYWHWGSVGLWLGLVLGLLSAAVSLIWRFYSQTTALLESKAIAIPENY
- a CDS encoding biotin--[acetyl-CoA-carboxylase] ligase encodes the protein MGFDLQLLETTLESGHGYPYLPSSLHIFESVPSTNQTLWGLLRQGADKNSVVIATQQTSGRGQWGRQWISPTGGLYLSMGIVPKLEATDSYQLTLASAWGIAAGLRQSGVSVGIKWPNDLVLHGRKLGGILTETKVHNGQIIQAVIGVGINWTNPVPDTGINLESWQATQATKAISCLEMLTNTVLLGIKSGIDCLCQEGVSVLLSRYLDLLTNIGDQVYINNLLGTVVGVNSQGKLHVSFETYDSNDIKTPEIYVEPGTISLGYRKSSVSF